One window of Halichondria panicea chromosome 7, odHalPani1.1, whole genome shotgun sequence genomic DNA carries:
- the LOC135339061 gene encoding uncharacterized protein LOC135339061 isoform X2, producing the protein MLPTKIITAAGRAVIANSSRIIKSMRPSGSRIIKSMRPSGPVIRPSVPRPTVLPIPYPSRIGPIIVEVPENLLGAVLLAVGLAIFTGIIVYKSRNRDDNI; encoded by the exons ATGCTACCCACTAAAATTATAACAGCAGCTGGCAGAGCTGTGATTGCCAACA GTTCTAGAATTATAAAGAGTATGAGGCCATCAG GTTCTAGAATTATAAAGAGTATGAGGCCATCAG GTCCAGTGATACGACCATCGGTACCAA GGCCTACAGTGCTACCAATACCCTACCCTAGCAGAATTG GGCCTATCATTGTAGAGGTCCCAGAAAACCTCTTAGGAGCCG TTCTACTAGCAGTTGGCCTTGCTATTTTCACAGGAATCATTGTGTACAAATCTCGCAACAGAGATGACAATATCTAG
- the LOC135339061 gene encoding uncharacterized protein LOC135339061 isoform X1, translating to MLPTKIITAAGRAVIANSSRIIKSMRPSGSRIIKSMRPSGPVIRPSVPRPTVLPIPYPSRIGPIIVEVPENLLGAGKSVSLWPCLCSSTCKSIHTVLLAVGLAIFTGIIVYKSRNRDDNI from the exons ATGCTACCCACTAAAATTATAACAGCAGCTGGCAGAGCTGTGATTGCCAACA GTTCTAGAATTATAAAGAGTATGAGGCCATCAG GTTCTAGAATTATAAAGAGTATGAGGCCATCAG GTCCAGTGATACGACCATCGGTACCAA GGCCTACAGTGCTACCAATACCCTACCCTAGCAGAATTG GGCCTATCATTGTAGAGGTCCCAGAAAACCTCTTAGGAGCCGGTAAGTCAGTATCACTATGGCCGTGTCTGTGTTCATCTACATGCAAATCTATACATACAGTTCTACTAGCAGTTGGCCTTGCTATTTTCACAGGAATCATTGTGTACAAATCTCGCAACAGAGATGACAATATCTAG